The following nucleotide sequence is from Alkalihalobacillus sp. LMS39.
ATATTGAATTGTATGAGGGATTTCCTTTGGATATTGGTTAAACCACTGCTTGTCAGTTGAAATTGTCAATCTTAACTCCTCCTCAAAGTCGATCCCTACCATTTCTACAAACTACATACTCTCTCTCTACACTCTATTGTAATGAATGTTCATTCATTTTTAAACTATTTTTTTATTTTTCTAAAAAAAAAATCATTTTCTACTATAATTTGTATGAAAAAAATCAGACAACGCAACCATTCTCTCAATTAAATCAAGTAGACGTTCTTGTGTATCACCTATCGTCTCAGCAAGAGTTCCCGCTTTTTTTATAATTGAAAATGCAGTTACAAGTCCCAACTCTTCAAGCTCTCTTTGAGATAAATGTAATTGCCCACAGATCGCAACAACCGGTATGTTCTTTATTGCTGCCTGCTCACATACTCCTTTTATCACTTTACCTTGAAACGTTTGTTTATCAATTGCTCCTTCTCCTGTAATAATAAAAGAAGCTCCTTCAATCAACTCAGAATATTTCACTTCTTCCATCACAAGCTCAATGCCAGACACAATCTTTGCCTGTAAAAAAGTTTGTAACGCAGCTGCTAATCCCCCAGCCGCTCCTAAGCCCGCTTTTTCCGTAACCTTTATGGAAGTATGGCGTTCCATAATGAACGCAAAATGAAGGACACCACGCTCTAATTCCTTTATCATTGATGAAGTTGCTCCTTTTTGAGTACCGAACACTCTTGTTGCTCCATTCATTCCACATAAAGGGTTCTTCACATCACTAGCGACAAGAAACTGACAGTCTTTTAAACGCTTATCTACTTTTGATTCATCAATCATTTCTATCTGTTCTAGATGCTTTCCACCAAGCGGGACCTGTTCGCCTATGCTATCGTAAAATTGATAGCCTAGTGCTTGCAAAAAACCAACACCTACATCATTTGTTGCACTTCCTCCTAACCCGACGATAAAGCGGCGAAATCCTTTATCCAATGCAGCTTTTACTAATTCTCCCGTCCCATACGTATTCGTATAATAAGGATTTTTCTCTTCTTCTGTTACTAATGGTAACCCTGAAGCTTCAGCTACTTCAATAACTGCCGTTTTTTTGTCGCCTAACACCCCATATGAAGCTCCTATGTTCCGGTTTAGTGGATCTTGCACGTTTACCTTTTCATAATAACCACCTGTCGCTCTAACTAAAGTTTCCATTGTTCCCTCTCCACCATCAGCAAGTGGTAGCGAGAGAATTTCTGCATTCGGCCATTTACGCTTAAGAACTTTTTCAATCAGAAAACATAACTCACTTGCCTTTAAAGAGCCTTTAAAGGCATCAGGAGAAATGACTATTTTCATCGATACATTGCTCCATTCTTATAATTAGGATTTAAAATATAATGACAGTCCTCTTCTAATAAAACTTTTTTTACGTTTTCAGCCGCTAATCGGGCCATCCGCATTCTCGTTTGAATACTTGCACTGCCGATATGAGGAAGGGTGACTACATTTGGAAGCTGTAGCAATGGGTCGTCTTTTGAGATTGGTTCACTTTCAAACACATCAAGTCCCGCTCCCCATATTTTCTTCGTTTGAATCGCTTCCACTAACGCTTCCTCATTTACAATTCCACCTCTAGCGGTATTAATAAGAATGGCGTTGCTTTTCATCAGATTAAACTGTTCAGTTGAAATTAAATTTTCTGTTTCTTTCGTATATGGTGTCATGACACAAATAAAGTCCGCCCGCTGTAACAAGTCGTCTAACGGTTTATATGTAATCTCTAATTGTTTTTCTACTTCCGGCTTCTGTGTCCGACTAGTATATATGACTTTCATTCCAAAACCTTTTGCCCGTTTTACAACAGCCGTTCCAATTCTGCCTAATCCAATTAACCCAAGTGTTGTTCCCCATATATCTTGGCCTGTTAGAAGCATAGGGGACCATGTTTCCCATTCTCCTGAACGTAAGTATTGTTCTGCTTCTGGTATTCTTCTTGCTGTAGCCATAAGTAATGCAAACGTTAAATCGGCTGTTGTTTCCGTTAGGACTCCAGGTGTATTTGTGACAGCAATTCCGTGTTTTGTCGCAGTCTCTACATCAATGTTGTTAAAACCAACAGCCATATTACTAATGACTTTTAATGATTTTGCTTTTTCTAACAACTGGGCATCGATTTGTTCTGTTAATAAGCAAAATAAACCATCACATTGCGATATTTTTTCTTCTAGAATCCTTATGGGAACCGGTATATGTTCTTCTTCCCACATTTCCACATTAAAATCTTGTTCAAGTCCACTTTTAATTTCTGCTGGAATTTTCCTTGTAATAAATATTCTTTTTTTCATTACAATCACCCCTTCGCATTTTATTATATAAAAATGCCTTAACGGTTTCATCTGAAAAACCATTAAGGCACTTTTGATCTATTTAGTTTTACTTCCCCGCTCTTACGATGTTTTTTCGTCTTTTTCTGCTTTTTCTAATTTCTTTAGTTCTTCTTCGACTAAGACACGTCTTAATATTTTTCCGACTAATGTTTTCGGCAACTCATCCCTAAACTCATATAATTTCGGTGTCTTATATGCCGCTAGATTTTTACGACAATATTGATCAAGCTCTGCTTCTGTTACGGAATGTCCATCTTTTAAGACAACAAACGCTTTCACTGTTTCTCCTCGATAAGGATCAGGTACTCCTATAATGACCGCTTCTTGAATACTTTCATGTTCATATAATACTTCTTCAATTTCCCTTGGATAAATATTGAAGCCACCAGCTATAATCATGTCTTTTTTCCGATCAACGATGTAAAAATATCCATCTTCATCCATATAGCCCATATCTCCCGTTAAAAACCAATCATCTTTAAATGTTGCTGCTGTCGCTTCAGGACGGTTCCAATAGCCTTTCATGACTTGTGGACCGCGAACCATCACTTCCCCAACTTCCTTCGGTTGGGCAAATTCTCCTGTTTCAGCTGATAAAATCGCAACATCTGTATCTGGCCATGGCACTCCAATGCTGCCTTCTTTACGCTTTCCCCAAATCGGGGTTGATACAGCAACTGGAGACGTCTCTGTCAATCCATATCCTTCCACTAATTTCCCACCCGTTAATTTTTCAAACTTCTGCTGGACTTCTAACGGTAAAGGTGCAGCCCCACTTAAGCATGTTTCAATTGAGGATAAGTCATACTCCTTAATTGTCGGCTCATTAATGAGTGACACATACATCGTTGGAGCTCCTGGGAATACAGTCACTTTATGTTTTTGGATTGCTTTTAACACGTCTTTCGGGTCAAATTTCGGTAATATAATCATTTTCGAGCGAAACATTATCGCTGAATTCATAATTACGGTCATCCCATATACATGGAAAAAAGGAAGAACGGCTAAAAATACTTCTTCACCTTTTTTGCTTTTATACATCCAGTGTAAACATTGTGTCGTATTCACAACAAGGTTTTCGTGGGTTAGCATGACACCTTTAGCTGGGCCTGTCGTTCCACCTGTATATTGAAGTAAGGCAAGGTCTTCAGAAGGAGTCATCTCTACTAATGGTTCCTTCACACTTCCTTGCTTTAAAAAATCCATCAAATTTAATGTTTGATTATCGTATTGAACATCGATTTTGATTCCCATTTTTTTCTTTTGAATAAAAGGATAAATTAAGTTCTTAGGAAAAGGTAAATAATCTTTGATTCCAGTTACAATGACATATTCTAATGGTGTGTTTTCTCTTACTTTTGCCACTCTCGAATAGACTAAATCCAAACAAACGATAACTTTTGCCCCCGAGTCATTTAATTGATGTTCAATTTCTCTCTCTACATAAAGAGGGTTTGTTTGTACAACGACAGCACCAATCATTAATGCTCCATAATAACAAATGACAGACTGTGGTGTATTTGCTAACATAATTGCAACCTTATCACCTTTTTTAACACCAATCGAAGATAATTGATTTGCAAATTGCTTCGATTGCGTATACACCTCGTGAAATGTCAGCTCCTTGCCTAAAAAGTGAAGGAGTTTCTTATCTGGTGTTTCTTCTGCTGCTTCCTTGAGGTAAGAAAAAAGTGTTCTGTCTTCATAAGCAATTGTTTCAGGTATCTCCTCTGGATAATGATTTAGCCACGGTTTTTCTTGTACCATTGTCACTGGCAGTACCTCCCTTTTTTTAATAATACTCTCCTTTCACTTTCTCCTCTCTTTAATCTATTCTATTGTAAACGCTTACTTTTTTAAATACATTTTTTAAAATTTTATGAATATTCCTCATATTTTATTCCTAAAAGGGAATTTGGTGCGTGTAAAAAGAAGAACATAAGCTTAACTAACATTTTTATACTCCCTCTTTAAAAAAGCTGAGACAAAAGTAAACTCTTTTGTCCCAGCTTGGCGTTAAATATAAATGATGATAAAGATTATGCCTGCTAATATAAACAATCCACAACAAACATACATCACTTTCCAAAGTGTTTCCACCGTATTCTCCCCTTATGTTGCAATGATACTTGCCCCTATTACAAAAGCCAATCCAATCGAAATGACCATTGAAATAAAGCCTACCGCATGATTGCCATTTTTTATTTCTTCATCCACATTAAAGCTTGGCGTTAAAAATTCAAACATAAAATAACTCAAAAGGAGAAGGAAAAATCCGAAAACACCCCATACTAACATTCCTAAAAGCGACGCATGTTGGCTTATTGTATAGTGGAATATAATTGAAATTCCAATAATCTTGCCACCAGTTGCCATTGCAACAGCTAGATTTCCTTTTTTAATTTCTACCCAATTGCTATATTTTGTGACAAGTTCAAAAATCGCCAAAAATACGATTATCCCTAATACAGCAACACTAAAATAACTCGCCGTTTGTACAAACGTATTTTCAAAGAAATGCTCCATAGGCGGCCTCCCTTATTTAAACTCAACAACCGTATTTCCTAACCCACCTTCATTTGCTGCTGCATCTTTTGCATGTTTAACATGTGGGTGCTTTTTCACTAATTCCTTTACTCCTTTTCGCAGAGCACCTGTCCCTTTTCCGTGAATAATTGATACACTATGATATCCAGCTAATAAAGCGTCATCTAAATATTTTTCTACCTTTAGCATCGCATCTTCGTACCGTTCTCCCCGAAGGTCTAGTTCAGGTTTTACATGAACATCATTTCCTCTTATCGTAGCTAATGGTTTCGGCTCTTTTTTCTTGACTGTCTCTAGTGGCTGGATATCGTCCTTGGCCACTTTCATTTTCATAATTCCAATTTGAACCTGGAATTCACGTTCATTAATTTTATCGACGATAATTCCTTTTTGTCCAAAACTAAGTACTTTCACTTCATCCCCAGGTCGAACTTCCACCTCTACTTTCTTAGGTTTCCGCTGTTTTTTACCTTGTTGTAAAGAAGGTGTTGCTTCTTCTAAACGCTTTTTCGCTTCAATTAATTTATGCTCTTTTATAGCATGGCTTTCTTTTTGTAATGTCCTTAACTCTTTTATAATTTGTTCTGCTTCTTGTTTTGCTTTTTTTACAGCTTCTTCTGCCTGGTTTTCTGCTTCTTCAAGTACTTTCGCTTTTTCCTGCTCTAGTCCCTCCATTTGCCTTATTAAATCCGTTCGGAGTTGTTCTGCTTCTTTCCGAATATGACGTGCTTCTTCTAATTCAGCATCTGATGATTTTTTACTTTCTTCAAGTGACGCAATCATATTTTCTACTTGATTGGTTTCTTTTGTAATTTGACTTTTTGCCAGGTCAATAATAGATTCTTCTAATCCTAGTCTTCGTGAAATCGCAAAGGCATTACTTCGTCCGGGAACACCAATTAAAAGTCGATATGTTGGTCGTAATGTTTCCACATTAAATTCCACGCTCGCATTCATGGCCCCTTCACGATTATAAGCATATCCTTTTAATTCACTATAATGGGTCGTAGCCACAACTCTAGCTCCACGCCGATACACATCATCAAGGATCGCAATCGCTAAGGCTGCTCCTTCTGTTGGGTCTGTGCCAGCGCCTAATTCATCAAATAAAACTAAACTTTCATGGTCAACATGCTTTAAAATTTCAACAATATTAACCATATGAGAAGAAAATGTACTTAAACTTTGTTCAATCGACTGCTCATCTCCAATATCAGCAAATACCGTTTTAAACACGGCCATTTCAGATCCTTCATCGGCTGGAATATGCAAACCGGACTGAGCCATGAGAGTTAGTAATCCGATTGTTTTTAATGTTACGGTTTTTCCCCCTGTATTTGGTCCGGTAATAATTAAAGATGAATATGATTGACCAAGGTCAACATCAATTGGTACAACCTCTTCTATTGGAATAAGCGGGTGTCTTGCTTTAAATAAAGAGATTGAAAATTGGTCATTTAATTTCGGTTGAACGGCTTTGATTTTGTGACTGTATCTCGCTTTTGTAAAAATAAAATCTAGCTCACCTAACGCATCAACATTCAAGAGTAACTCATCAACAAATTCTGCGACCTTTCCTGTTAGTTCATGTAAAATTCTTTCTACTTCCTTAGCTTCGCTCATTTTTGCTGCGCGCAACTGATTATTCATCGTAACAACAGCTTGTGGTTCGATAAATAAAGTTGCTCCAGAAGCCGATTGGTCATGAACAATCCCTCCAAATGAGCCACGATATTCTTGTTTAACTGGAACGACAAAACGATCATTTCGAATGGTCACGATGGCATCTGACAACATTTTTTGTGAGCTTTGAGAACGAGTAATACTTTCTAATTTTGAACGAATTCCTGACTCTAAACTTCGAATTTGCTGACGGAAACCTCGGAGTTGTGGACTTGCTGAATCAAGCACTTCACCGTTATCACTAATACATTGTTTAATCTCACGTTCCATATCTGTTAACGGAATAATGACTTGAACAATGTCCCCTAGAAGGGGCAATTCCACTTCATCTTCAATCATTTCTTCGATAAACTTTTTAAGCCTTCTTGCCCCGTAAGAAGTACTTGCAATTTCTAATAGTTCAGCTGCATTTAAACTCGCCCCAATTTCCGCTCGTTTAACACTAGCCCGAATATCAAAAATGCCTCCTAATGGGATTTGTCCTTTTAACCTGAGCACTTTTGTCGCTTCATATGTTTGCTCAAGCCAGATTAAGATTTCCTCTTTATCTGTTGATGGAGTTAATTCTTTAATTTTCAATCGGCCTAACGAAGAAGAAACATGCTCATAAAGCTGTTCTTTCATTTTCTCATACTCAAGTACTCGTAATACTTTTGCCTGCATCTACTTCTCTCCTTTTTGCCGTTACTTTTTTGTTTTGTTCTGTAAAAACGTATCGAGTTGCTCGTGTGACCATGTATTCACGATATCGTCTTTTGTTAATAACGCCTTTTTGGCGACACCGACTCCGATATGCATATCTTGTAATGTGTCTAGATGATGTGCATCTGTATTAATCGCAATTTTCACATTTTCTCTTTTGGCTTTTATTAGCCATTCTGTCGATAAGTCTAAGCGGTATGGACTTGCATTGAGCTCTAATATTGTATCCGTTTCTTTCGCAAGTTCAATCAGCATCTGTAAATCAACATCATAGCCTTTACGTTTGCCAATAATTCGACCTGTAGGATGAGCGATCATGTCAACATGATGATTGTGAACGGCTTCTGTTAATCGTTTCATTATCGTATTTCTATCTTGAGAAAACGAAGAGTGAATTGAGGCAATAACAAAATCAATGGATTCAAGAAGCTCATCATTAAAATCCAATGTTGCATCAGGCAAAATATCCATTTCAATCCCTGTAAAAATTTTAAAATGAGGATATGCC
It contains:
- a CDS encoding DUF350 domain-containing protein, producing the protein MEHFFENTFVQTASYFSVAVLGIIVFLAIFELVTKYSNWVEIKKGNLAVAMATGGKIIGISIIFHYTISQHASLLGMLVWGVFGFFLLLLSYFMFEFLTPSFNVDEEIKNGNHAVGFISMVISIGLAFVIGASIIAT
- a CDS encoding glycerate kinase, with the translated sequence MKIVISPDAFKGSLKASELCFLIEKVLKRKWPNAEILSLPLADGGEGTMETLVRATGGYYEKVNVQDPLNRNIGASYGVLGDKKTAVIEVAEASGLPLVTEEEKNPYYTNTYGTGELVKAALDKGFRRFIVGLGGSATNDVGVGFLQALGYQFYDSIGEQVPLGGKHLEQIEMIDESKVDKRLKDCQFLVASDVKNPLCGMNGATRVFGTQKGATSSMIKELERGVLHFAFIMERHTSIKVTEKAGLGAAGGLAAALQTFLQAKIVSGIELVMEEVKYSELIEGASFIITGEGAIDKQTFQGKVIKGVCEQAAIKNIPVVAICGQLHLSQRELEELGLVTAFSIIKKAGTLAETIGDTQERLLDLIERMVALSDFFHTNYSRK
- a CDS encoding D-glycerate dehydrogenase — translated: MKKRIFITRKIPAEIKSGLEQDFNVEMWEEEHIPVPIRILEEKISQCDGLFCLLTEQIDAQLLEKAKSLKVISNMAVGFNNIDVETATKHGIAVTNTPGVLTETTADLTFALLMATARRIPEAEQYLRSGEWETWSPMLLTGQDIWGTTLGLIGLGRIGTAVVKRAKGFGMKVIYTSRTQKPEVEKQLEITYKPLDDLLQRADFICVMTPYTKETENLISTEQFNLMKSNAILINTARGGIVNEEALVEAIQTKKIWGAGLDVFESEPISKDDPLLQLPNVVTLPHIGSASIQTRMRMARLAAENVKKVLLEEDCHYILNPNYKNGAMYR
- a CDS encoding endonuclease MutS2; this encodes MQAKVLRVLEYEKMKEQLYEHVSSSLGRLKIKELTPSTDKEEILIWLEQTYEATKVLRLKGQIPLGGIFDIRASVKRAEIGASLNAAELLEIASTSYGARRLKKFIEEMIEDEVELPLLGDIVQVIIPLTDMEREIKQCISDNGEVLDSASPQLRGFRQQIRSLESGIRSKLESITRSQSSQKMLSDAIVTIRNDRFVVPVKQEYRGSFGGIVHDQSASGATLFIEPQAVVTMNNQLRAAKMSEAKEVERILHELTGKVAEFVDELLLNVDALGELDFIFTKARYSHKIKAVQPKLNDQFSISLFKARHPLIPIEEVVPIDVDLGQSYSSLIITGPNTGGKTVTLKTIGLLTLMAQSGLHIPADEGSEMAVFKTVFADIGDEQSIEQSLSTFSSHMVNIVEILKHVDHESLVLFDELGAGTDPTEGAALAIAILDDVYRRGARVVATTHYSELKGYAYNREGAMNASVEFNVETLRPTYRLLIGVPGRSNAFAISRRLGLEESIIDLAKSQITKETNQVENMIASLEESKKSSDAELEEARHIRKEAEQLRTDLIRQMEGLEQEKAKVLEEAENQAEEAVKKAKQEAEQIIKELRTLQKESHAIKEHKLIEAKKRLEEATPSLQQGKKQRKPKKVEVEVRPGDEVKVLSFGQKGIIVDKINEREFQVQIGIMKMKVAKDDIQPLETVKKKEPKPLATIRGNDVHVKPELDLRGERYEDAMLKVEKYLDDALLAGYHSVSIIHGKGTGALRKGVKELVKKHPHVKHAKDAAANEGGLGNTVVEFK
- a CDS encoding long-chain-fatty-acid--CoA ligase, encoding MVQEKPWLNHYPEEIPETIAYEDRTLFSYLKEAAEETPDKKLLHFLGKELTFHEVYTQSKQFANQLSSIGVKKGDKVAIMLANTPQSVICYYGALMIGAVVVQTNPLYVEREIEHQLNDSGAKVIVCLDLVYSRVAKVRENTPLEYVIVTGIKDYLPFPKNLIYPFIQKKKMGIKIDVQYDNQTLNLMDFLKQGSVKEPLVEMTPSEDLALLQYTGGTTGPAKGVMLTHENLVVNTTQCLHWMYKSKKGEEVFLAVLPFFHVYGMTVIMNSAIMFRSKMIILPKFDPKDVLKAIQKHKVTVFPGAPTMYVSLINEPTIKEYDLSSIETCLSGAAPLPLEVQQKFEKLTGGKLVEGYGLTETSPVAVSTPIWGKRKEGSIGVPWPDTDVAILSAETGEFAQPKEVGEVMVRGPQVMKGYWNRPEATAATFKDDWFLTGDMGYMDEDGYFYIVDRKKDMIIAGGFNIYPREIEEVLYEHESIQEAVIIGVPDPYRGETVKAFVVLKDGHSVTEAELDQYCRKNLAAYKTPKLYEFRDELPKTLVGKILRRVLVEEELKKLEKAEKDEKTS